A single window of Narcine bancroftii isolate sNarBan1 chromosome 1, sNarBan1.hap1, whole genome shotgun sequence DNA harbors:
- the LOC138751669 gene encoding type III intermediate filament gives MNRSSVYRKMFVEKPSRATSIRHSFTARGNPQGTLIVPSSRISRVSYAAPIKSHSVRLVKSRPPVVASSTNLDFTLVDAMNSEFKVNRTNEKAEMIELNDRLANFLDKVRSLEQQNKVLLAELEQVKGKRPSRIGDMYEEELRKLRLEIDQIDNEKSRVEVERDNLADDLQKLREKLQDEVIQKEDAENNLAAFRQDVDDACLARLDLERKVEILQEEIMFLKKLHEEEILELQTQIQDSQVKIEMDVARPDLTAALQEVRSQFDKLASKNIAETEEWYKSKLADVTDSASRNNDALRLAKQENNEHRRQIQTLTCEIDAMKGTNESLERQMQDMEDRYNMEANNAQESISQLEDEISRLKNEMTRHLQEYQELLTVKMALDVEIATYRKLLEGEENRISMPLTSFGSLNLSDAMFEQQPFENRTSKKKIVIKTVETSGGDVISETTQKIED, from the exons atGAACAGATCCAGTGTGTATCGCAAGATGTTTGTAGAGAAGCCGAGTCGAGCTACAAGTATCCGGCACAGCTTTACGGCTCGCGGGAATCCACAGGGCACTTTGATCGTCCCTTCTTCCAGAATCTCCCGGGTGAGTTACGCGGCGCCCATCAAGTCGCATAGTGTGAGGCTTGTGAAGAGCCGTCCTCCTGTAGTTGCCTCCAGCACCAACTTGGACTTTACCTTGGTGGATGCCATGAACTCGGAGTTCAAGGTGAACCGCACCAATGAGAAGGCTGAGATGATTGAGTTGAATGATCGCCTCGCCAACTTCCTCGACAAGGTGAGGTCGCTGGAGCAACAGAACAAGGTGCTCCTGGCCGAACTGGAGCAGGTGAAGGGTAAGCGCCCGTCCAGAATAGGGGACATGTACGAAGAGGAGCTGAGGAAGCTACGTCTCGAGATCGACCAGATAGACAACGAGAAGTCGAGGGTTGAGGTGGAAAGGGATAACCTGGCCGATGATCTTCAGAAGTTGAGAGAAAA ATTGCAAGATGAAGTTATTCAGAAGGAGGATGCCGAAAACAATCTGGCAGCGTTCAGACAG GATGTGGACGATGCCTGTCTGGCACGCTTAGATTTGGAACGTAAAGTTGAGATTCTACAAGAAGAAATTATGTTCCTGAAGAAACTTCATGAAGAG GAAATTCTAGAATTGCAAACACAAATCCAGGATTCGCAGGTCAAGATTGAGATGGATGTTGCCAGACCTGACCTGACTGCAGCACTTCAAGAAGTTCGTTCtcagtttgacaaacttgcttcCAAGAACATAGCTGAGACTGAGGAATGGTACAAGTCCAAG CTGGCTGATGTGACTGATTCTGCTTCTCGAAACAATGATGCTCTTCGTTTGGCAAAACAAGAAAATAATGAGCATCGCAGGCAAATCCAGACACTGACCTGTGAAATAGATGCAATGAAGGGAACG AATGAATCCCTTGAGCGCCAGATGCAAGACATGGAAGACCGGTATAATATGGAAGCTAATAATGCCCAGGAATCCATTTCCCAACTTGAAGATGAAATCAGTCGTTTGAAGAATGAGATGACTCGCCATTTGCAAGAATATCAGGAGCTATTGACAGTTAAAATGGCTTTAGATGTTGAGATTGCAACTTACAGGAAATTACTGGAAGGTGAAGAAAACAG GATTTCTATGCCATTGACCTCATTTGGATCTCTGAACCTCTCTG ATGCCATGTTTGAGCAGCAGCCATTTGAAAATCGAACATCAAAGAAGAAAATTGTCATTAAAACTGTTGAGACCAGCGGGGGAGAT GTCATCAGTGAAACTACCCAGAAAATTGAAGACTAA